The following proteins come from a genomic window of Pyxidicoccus sp. MSG2:
- a CDS encoding class I adenylate-forming enzyme family protein, producing the protein MSATDSSPAWVMGHAGRTPDASAVDSPWVRLTYRQLAERMLALAGHLRAAGVGPGDKVLIALPLGSAAVVAGLAVQALGACAVELDRESGAASLDAILAQTGARHAFVFGQDARKWTGRTTLGHFYVVHSSRPPERMLQVLAPAVCTWIQEDGALDAEAKAAPLETLPSAPSDGHAAIVYTSGSTGTPRGVIQTFGNIAANTRSIVEYLGLSPTDRAHLILPLHYCYGKSVLQTHLLAGGSVFLDPRFMYPQVVLEAMAAEGSTGFAGVPLTFELLKRQAGPETLSKLKLRYLTQAGGGMAPDTIQWTREAFHPAELFVMYGQTEATARLSYLPPKLAKEKAGSIGLGIPGVELRVVAEDGTPLPVGETGHLVAKGANVTPGYLGAPEETATVLKDGWLWTGDLAWRDADGFFFLVGRAKEILKVNGHRVSPAEIEHHLASHPAVREVAVVGVPDALGGEAACAVVVVHAGAEVKEDDLRRFCRESLPVHKVPKHVVFSEALPRGPAGKVLKAELRTRYSSVGSS; encoded by the coding sequence ATGAGCGCGACGGACTCCTCTCCCGCGTGGGTGATGGGCCACGCCGGGCGCACGCCGGATGCGTCCGCGGTGGACTCGCCGTGGGTGCGGCTCACCTACCGGCAGCTCGCGGAGCGGATGCTGGCGCTGGCCGGCCACCTGCGCGCGGCGGGGGTGGGCCCGGGGGACAAGGTGCTCATCGCCCTGCCGCTGGGCTCGGCGGCGGTGGTGGCGGGCCTCGCGGTGCAGGCGCTGGGCGCGTGCGCGGTGGAACTGGACCGCGAGTCCGGCGCCGCATCGCTGGATGCCATCCTCGCGCAGACGGGCGCGCGGCACGCCTTCGTCTTCGGGCAGGACGCGCGCAAGTGGACGGGCAGGACCACCCTGGGCCACTTCTACGTGGTGCACTCCTCGCGTCCGCCGGAGCGAATGCTCCAGGTGCTGGCGCCGGCCGTGTGCACGTGGATTCAGGAGGACGGCGCGCTGGACGCGGAGGCGAAGGCCGCTCCGCTGGAGACGCTGCCCTCCGCGCCGTCCGACGGGCACGCGGCCATCGTCTACACGTCCGGCAGCACGGGCACGCCCCGCGGCGTCATCCAGACGTTCGGCAACATCGCCGCCAACACGCGCTCCATCGTCGAGTACCTGGGCCTGTCGCCGACGGACCGGGCGCACCTCATCCTCCCGCTGCACTACTGCTACGGGAAGAGCGTGCTGCAGACGCACCTGCTCGCGGGCGGCTCGGTGTTCCTGGACCCGCGCTTCATGTACCCGCAGGTGGTACTGGAGGCCATGGCCGCCGAGGGCAGCACCGGCTTCGCGGGCGTGCCGCTCACCTTCGAGCTGCTCAAGCGTCAGGCCGGCCCGGAGACGCTGTCGAAGCTGAAGCTGCGCTACCTCACCCAGGCGGGCGGAGGCATGGCGCCGGACACGATTCAGTGGACGCGCGAGGCGTTCCACCCGGCGGAACTGTTCGTCATGTACGGCCAGACGGAGGCCACCGCGCGGCTGAGCTACCTGCCGCCGAAGCTCGCGAAGGAGAAGGCGGGCTCCATCGGCCTGGGCATTCCCGGCGTGGAGTTGCGCGTGGTGGCGGAGGACGGCACGCCGCTGCCCGTGGGAGAGACGGGCCACCTGGTGGCGAAGGGCGCCAACGTCACGCCGGGCTACCTGGGCGCGCCCGAGGAGACGGCCACCGTGCTGAAGGACGGCTGGTTGTGGACGGGCGACCTGGCCTGGCGCGACGCGGACGGCTTCTTCTTCCTCGTCGGCCGCGCGAAGGAAATCCTCAAGGTGAACGGCCACCGGGTGAGCCCGGCGGAAATCGAGCACCACCTGGCGAGCCACCCGGCGGTGCGAGAAGTAGCGGTGGTGGGTGTACCGGACGCGCTGGGCGGCGAAGCGGCCTGCGCGGTGGTGGTGGTGCACGCGGGCGCCGAGGTGAAGGAGGACGATTTGCGGCGCTTCTGCCGTGAGTCGCTGCCGGTGCACAAGGTGCCGAAGCACGTGGTGTTCTCGGAGGCGCTCCCGCGCGGGCCCGCGGGCAAGGTGCTCAAAGCGGAGCTGCGCACGCGTTATTCGTCAGTCGGTTCTTCGTAA